CGCCAGCTCTGTAGTGTTCCATATCTTAAACACTAAGCTGCCGACTTTATCAGGTAAGAACACATACAGGATGCAGTGCAGACCAAACAAAGCCACGAGGAAAAAGGTGGATTTGATCAGCCGCCTGGTGAAAGAACAGTTTTTcttcattaataataaagtcACTCATCTTATTCTACAATGCCATTGGTATACACATGTCCCTGTACTAAAATTCTTGTGTGACTTCTATTCTAGGCAAAGTCCATCGCCCATGCCTCAAACACACTGCTTTATCACATAGAAACCAACACTGGGCTCAACTTAACATCTGACACATAGAATGACCCACTGTGATCACTACTCACTTGTACTGGCTGAATTCATTCCTGTGTGCATCCGACATTTTGAGTTTGCCCACCAGTATCCTCAAAATGCCCAAGAAGAAGACGAGATTTAtctgaaatgaattgaatggattaatgcaatgtaataacaatttgacattttgagtttGAGTGCCCAATATGTACCTGCAGCTAAGTAGTTTGACTTAGtaataaagactgaaaaccGCTACCCCGACTCTGTCCAATGCTAAAGAAATCCTCCTACCAGCagctctaaagctcacaaatgtttaattcaaacAAACGCGATGTTTAGGAACGATATGTTGTGGTTTAACAAGGGGTAACATAGAGAACTATTTCTTGTCCGGATGCAGTGACTTGTCTGCAATCTTGTCCCCACATGGAAAaccagttgttgttgctgccCCGTTACTGGAAagtggatttgttttgtttttttataacttttggATATagccagcttcatatttaatggaggCGTGTGGTATTGatcatctcatctaactcttggcaagaagaTGCATAAGTGTtacccaaaatgtcaaaaaaaaaaaaaaggtcttacAAATATAGTCAGAAGAACTGGCACTCGGAGTATCCACCAAATCCATACAATTGTCCTGGTTTCCCAGCAGCTTTGACAATGACGTAAGGaatcattttaaagtcagtCATTTCAATAATCTCATAGGTGCAAATGATTGAGAGAAACCGATTTTTACCCCCACTTACCCTTCATCTTCATAAAAATACTTTGCACACCCCCAGGTGACGATTACAATCAATGGCATCCCTGTGTGATGAAATTAAAAGGCAGATTTAATGTTTAAGATTTTAAGCCGCACTTGATTCTTGTCAACCAGGCTCCTTACCCCAGCTTAGGACGATGTACCAGGCGAGGTGTTTCTTCAGGGAGAAGAACGAGCGGCTCACCAACGTGAAGAGGAAGTGACCCTCCGCCAGCAGCCAGCTGTAGTTCGCGAGGATGGAGTAGTTGGTAAGCATCAGCACCACCTTACATGCCACCTGGGCACAGGGAGAGAAGGTGAGTTCATCGCACTCATGCCCTTGACGAAAAGATAACAGCAAGGGTATGACAAagtgtccatccatccataccgGGTAGTAGTCACAGTGGTAGCGCTCTTCATTAGTGAACAGCAGAGAGTCTctaatgaagatgaagatggcTCTCAGGATGAAGGAGATAAACATCTGGATGTGGATGTAGTTCCTGGTACAGTGCAGCTTTCTGAAGGAATATCGACACTCGCAGGTTATTGCATATTTCAGTCAGTTCAGGGTAGGTTCAGCTGTGATTTGATGCACATCtcttatatgaaaaaaaaacaagttaaaggggggaaaaaagcagatGCGTTTCTCAcctgaacagacagaaaatggtGATGGCGATGGTAAGAGTGATAAGTGAGAGTGTGTATCCGGCTGTGTACATGGTCTTCACGTAGGAGAAATACAAATGGGAATCTGAGGACTGAACAAGGCAAAGAGAACTTCACTTAATCACCTCCCAGACAGCATGATTTCACATTCTATCTCACACTGaacatcattaaaaacagcCACCGTGCGGGAAGTTTGTTGCTCGTAGTGACCTGCAGCGTAGGCACAATTTAGTCGAATGCCAAGTCGCGGACGGTATTTTCTCGCTATATATTGTATTTCAGACAAGGATCTGGCTCAGACTCAAGCGCTTAATTCAGCCTGAAATGAGTGTAGTCCACAGGGCACGGAGATCGATCCTGCCGGGTTCAGGTGTCAAATTTGTTTTAGGTGATAACACCAAAAGAGTTTGGGGTAATTCCCAGCATTTTAAATGTTCCTCCAAAGATTGGGAAATGAGTGAGTTACACAAGCTTACATACACACCACTTAcatgtctgtactgtaaatTAGAGATAACTAGCAGTAGTGAAAGTGTTGCACCCCTTGTTTTGGGGGGATCCTATTCTCTTTCCATTGGCTCACAGACCTCGTGTCTCCAGACATGTGGTCTGTAGTTGGGCCCTCTTGGTTCATTACCTTAGCACGAAGGCTGACATACAAAacttaaaagacaaaagaaaatccagCACTTTTAAGGTGACTCATAGACCGGTTACACAGCAGACAGTTTGCttgaagacaaaagaaaatccagCACTTTTCAAGGTGACTAATGGACCGGTTACGCGGCAGACAGTTTGACATGCCACAGAAAGAAAACTCACAGGTGTATTGATACCAATGATGGCTGCATTCAACTTTGGGGAGGTCCCACTATTGTACACTaggacacaacaacaaagacaacaaagtccacctgtgttttttgtCCTGCGGTGATGAGTCAAAATGTGTGCTGTCCAACCAGtttattaacatgtttgtttaaaaacaggaagttgtaGTTTTATGGTCACGGGTAGTTCCATCATGTAACTCCCAGTGAACCACAACTTGTAGTTTTTATATATTAGTCTGTACGGATTAAACAACAATAACGACTTGTAGCTTTGGAGGGTGCTGATATGCAAACTAGTTGTTCCCACTGCCATTCCTTCCAACATGCATAGTTACAGTCATAAAGAATAGTTTCAGCTGTTAAGCTTCTCAACCACCTCGGAAGTAGAACAGTATTTTGTGTTGAGTGCAACATTGACTGTTTACTGGATAAACCAACCTCTCCAAAAAAGTGTAGCGTCTCATTGAAAGTGTAGCTGCATGCAACTTCATGTGGGACGAGCGGGTCTGACCAGCCATCAGCAGTGCAGTTGCGATGCACCTTATCTGCAAAATAGCAACAATATCCAGTTACTTATCTCTAAACCATGtagaacaatacatttttttcctggaaAGTCATGTCCTGATGACGTTTTACCTGCTGGTCAGGTGTGTGTAAAGCACGTCAATCTGTGTTGATTTATTGGACACTAAAGATGCAAAAGCATTGTTATTGCTCTTCTGGTGCTTTTATGAACCCAACATAAACAGAGCTGTACTCAAACGGGTTTACCAGCTGGTTCTCTATGTACGCAAGTATTTTATGGCTGAATGTTtggatagagagagggagaagctGTCTCAGTTCCTtatgaaaacaaatgagtttTCTGGTCAATAATTCACCAGTGTAATGTGCTATGGATAATGGGTGTCTGTTTGGAAATGTGTCTGAGAGCGTGTGTCGTATCTCACCTCCTGAATAGAGAATCTCGTGGCTCGGACACGGCTGAGAGACAGTTTCCCCGAGAGAAGCAGGTGGCCAGCAGTTCAGGTTGTCCCACATTCCCTTACAGTGTACACTGATGTTTTCTTAGGACGGGACAGAAATGCCATGTTTTACTTTGATTTGCTGTTTCTTgatacaaatatattaaattctTAAAAGTCAGTGACTTAAAGTAAAAAGGATGGCTCTAATATGTTTTAGTTTCAGGGTTAACATTGTCATACTAATCTTGAATCTTGCccttaatataaaatacattttgtcaaatATTGAGTTCAGGGGTGCAGTGTATAACGTGGCCACCTGGTGTCACTGGAACATTGCATCACATCCTTACAGGATAAAGAGGCttaattcaaatatttcagagatcaacacatttaatgtaaatatttacCGTGCAtcacttttgatttatttatatatatttttctaagCATTAGATAGCAGAATAAGtctaaaataaacaattttagTAACTTGACTCACCTGTTGCTTTGCGTGAATTCAACACTAGCAGGTTTTTCTTGCACTGTTCCTCCTCTTTCACGTGTGAAAGACAATCTAACAACGATTTAGCCTGTAAataagaaaaattaaattaaatcaaatcaaattaaacatgcattttaaatattttctcacCTGTGGTAACAGTAGCACTCCAATAAGTccaacttttttcattttgtcagtcgGGTTCCCCCCCCTCTCCCATCAAGATGAGCGTCTCTGTCCAGACTTCATGTCACATTTCTAATTAGAATGAAAAGCAAGCATCCTGCCATGCAGCAGATATATGAGCTCTGAAAATCAAACATAGGCCCACTCAACAGTGTCGATAATTATGCACCCTATTCTCAAAGGACACTCTGATAAGCGCTTATCAATGTGGCTATAATAAAATTGAAACGCCCTGTGgtggctttcaaaataaagtcacGGGCATGCGTAAATATAGCACGGCAGGGTGCAAACGCAAAGCATACTCATGTTATATTTAGCATCACCTCATAGgatgtattttctttgtatatcaattaaaacaaatgataaaaaaagcAATACACAACAGCATGTTTGTGGTGcgcgcttttattttgaaaataaaatggttAGCCAACACTCTCACTTTAGGTGATTTGACTGAGTTTAACAGCCAACCAATCAGATTCGCCCACAGACACGTTGGTcccgcccccctcctcctcaggcGCACTCTTGTCACTATGGCAACGACAATGTTTGATAGTTTGGGGGTCCCTCGCCAAACGACGAGAAATGCTTCAGACACGAAGACACCGCGGCTGTTTTATCTGAGCAAACACATGCGAGACATTCTCTGTGAGTTAAGTAAGTGCTGAAGTTACATTGTTGAAAAGTTTTTACATGAGAAGTTGATAAAACAAACTAGTTATGAAGCTTCTGTTTAAGTTAACGTTAGTAAAACATGAAGCTAGCGGCCAACACCTTGCTGACGTTTGTGTTAATTAGTATTATCAGAAGATGCAGCTCGTCCCTTTTAACATAAGTTGGCTGTATCTTTTATATAGTATAAATAAGGCTGcctatattttaaatatgtatcagtaaatgcataaaaaaacatacatttattttgctaCTCATGTGAATTTATTGAATAAACCACAAAAatcatgaacacatgaaaaca
This is a stretch of genomic DNA from Larimichthys crocea isolate SSNF chromosome XIX, L_crocea_2.0, whole genome shotgun sequence. It encodes these proteins:
- the sctr gene encoding secretin receptor, producing MKKVGLIGVLLLPQAKSLLDCLSHVKEEEQCKKNLLVLNSRKATENISVHCKGMWDNLNCWPPASLGETVSQPCPSHEILYSGDKVHRNCTADGWSDPLVPHEVACSYTFNETLHFFGESSDSHLYFSYVKTMYTAGYTLSLITLTIAITIFCLFRKLHCTRNYIHIQMFISFILRAIFIFIRDSLLFTNEERYHCDYYPVACKVVLMLTNYSILANYSWLLAEGHFLFTLVSRSFFSLKKHLAWYIVLSWGMPLIVIVTWGCAKYFYEDEGCWETRTIVWIWWILRVPVLLTIFINLVFFLGILRILVGKLKMSDAHRNEFSQYKRLIKSTFFLVALFGLHCILYVFLPDKVGSLVFKIWNTTELALSSTQGFVVAVLYCFMNTEVQHEFQRRWRRWRLTQHLPSRRRQNHGSISHSGSPHTQVSLLPCSPGSPTTGGLPMDTVEM